Proteins from a single region of Burkholderiales bacterium:
- a CDS encoding polysaccharide deacetylase family protein → MNWLKYVAKGLIHGGLDASGAPHRRRDALRGHLLVLTYHSFGDGVPQGLFGALPVRQFERHLRYLRSHFCMVSLEQGVGNIRAGAVEHQPFLALTIDDGFEDNFTFAWPLLKQYGVPATVFLATDFIDSGRPPWPTQIVEILERATLNVMSFPFPARLGSLKEKIAVARNLQHQWAPLPPGERFELLEALRAHLRVPVDWVRRPLRWDQIRTMRDHGVRFGSHTEFHSYLPVSSDKVVADELLGSKRRIEDELGEPCRLFAFPDGAFDDRCVDAVRVAGFEAAVTQVKGSNVGTTTPYTLHRIEVPSHDPFATFRCRSALAL, encoded by the coding sequence GTGAATTGGCTGAAGTACGTCGCGAAGGGTCTGATTCACGGCGGGCTCGACGCCAGCGGAGCGCCACACCGCAGGCGCGACGCGTTGCGTGGCCATTTGCTCGTCCTCACCTACCATTCGTTCGGGGACGGTGTGCCGCAGGGGCTGTTCGGGGCTCTGCCTGTGCGTCAGTTCGAGCGGCACCTGCGTTACTTGAGGTCCCACTTCTGCATGGTTTCGCTGGAACAGGGCGTCGGAAACATCCGAGCTGGAGCCGTGGAACACCAGCCTTTCCTGGCCCTGACGATCGACGACGGTTTCGAGGACAATTTCACCTTCGCCTGGCCGTTGCTGAAGCAGTACGGGGTTCCGGCGACCGTCTTTCTGGCCACTGACTTCATCGATTCTGGCCGCCCACCTTGGCCCACACAGATCGTTGAGATCCTTGAGCGAGCAACGCTGAACGTGATGTCGTTTCCGTTCCCCGCGCGGCTCGGAAGTCTGAAGGAGAAGATCGCGGTTGCTCGGAACCTTCAGCACCAGTGGGCCCCGTTGCCGCCGGGTGAGAGGTTCGAGCTTCTGGAAGCCTTGCGCGCCCATCTCCGCGTTCCAGTTGACTGGGTGCGCCGGCCTCTCCGTTGGGACCAGATCAGAACGATGCGTGACCACGGTGTACGGTTCGGGTCGCACACTGAATTTCACAGCTATCTCCCAGTTTCCTCCGACAAGGTCGTCGCAGACGAGCTTTTGGGGTCGAAGCGGAGAATCGAAGACGAGCTGGGCGAACCTTGCCGACTCTTTGCGTTCCCGGACGGCGCATTCGATGATCGGTGCGTTGACGCGGTGCGAGTTGCGGGTTTCGAGGCTGCCGTCACGCAAGTGAAGGGCAGCAACGTTGGGACGACAACCCCGTACACGCTCCATCGGATCGAGGTTCCGTCCCACGATCCGTTTGCCACATTCAGGTGCCGCTCCGCCTTGGCGCTGTAG
- a CDS encoding carbamoyltransferase has product MTWILGLNAFHGDASACLILDGAIVAAAEEERFRRIKHWAGFPSEAIRYCLAAGGIRLDDVDHVAVNQDAKANLGRKIAYTLKARPDLGLVLDRLRNKRERAGLDGHLAAAFPGVALRARVHHVEHHVAHLSSAFHVSPFEEAVVVSVDGFGDFASAAWGLGRGTRIDVDGRVYFPHSLGIFYQALTQYLGFPHYGDEYKVMGLAPYGEPAYLDVMRRIVLLESDGGYRLNLDAFRHHVEKIDYEWEGGEPHVGALFSAGLEKMLGPARLPTDPLEQRHRDIARSVQAMYEEAFFHLLNVLHARHQVDALAVAGGCGMNSVANGKITLRTPFKRIYVQSAAGDAGGAIGAAYAVWHELGGARGPVMDHAYWGPEFDEDAIRGVLEARCDDIAAAGCVVERVDDADELCRRTALAIADGEVVGWFQGRMEWGPRALGNRSILGDPRRADMKDILNLKIKRRESFRPFAPSILREAVADWFELDGDVPFMMQVYPIRAGQRHRIPAVTHVDGTGRLQTVHRETNPLYYRLIEAFRDLTGVPMVLNTSFNENEPVVCKPEEALDCFLRTKMDVLVLGPFLVRRSVS; this is encoded by the coding sequence ATGACTTGGATTCTCGGACTCAATGCATTCCACGGTGACGCATCCGCATGTTTGATCCTCGACGGCGCCATCGTCGCCGCCGCGGAAGAGGAGCGCTTCCGGCGCATCAAGCACTGGGCCGGGTTCCCGTCGGAGGCGATCCGGTATTGCCTCGCGGCCGGCGGGATACGACTGGACGACGTCGACCACGTCGCGGTGAATCAGGACGCGAAGGCCAATCTCGGTCGCAAGATCGCCTACACACTCAAGGCGCGACCGGATCTTGGACTGGTGCTCGATCGCCTGCGCAACAAGCGGGAGCGCGCCGGCCTTGACGGCCACCTGGCTGCGGCGTTTCCGGGCGTGGCGTTGCGTGCCCGCGTGCACCACGTCGAGCACCACGTTGCCCATCTGTCGTCAGCATTCCACGTGTCGCCCTTCGAGGAGGCGGTGGTCGTGTCTGTGGACGGGTTCGGCGACTTTGCGAGTGCCGCGTGGGGTTTGGGCCGCGGTACCAGGATCGACGTCGATGGCCGGGTGTACTTTCCGCACTCGCTCGGCATCTTCTACCAGGCGCTTACTCAGTACCTTGGCTTTCCGCATTACGGCGACGAATACAAGGTGATGGGCCTCGCGCCGTACGGTGAGCCGGCGTACCTCGATGTCATGCGCCGCATCGTGCTGTTGGAGTCCGACGGCGGGTATCGCCTCAACCTCGACGCCTTCCGCCATCACGTCGAGAAGATCGACTATGAGTGGGAGGGCGGCGAGCCTCACGTCGGCGCGCTGTTCTCCGCTGGGCTCGAGAAGATGCTCGGGCCCGCGCGCCTACCGACTGATCCGCTCGAGCAGCGCCATCGCGACATTGCCCGGTCGGTTCAGGCGATGTACGAGGAAGCGTTCTTCCACCTGCTCAATGTGCTGCATGCGCGTCATCAGGTGGATGCCCTTGCCGTCGCGGGAGGGTGTGGGATGAATTCCGTGGCCAACGGCAAGATCACACTCCGGACGCCCTTCAAACGCATCTACGTCCAGTCGGCGGCGGGCGACGCGGGAGGCGCCATCGGCGCCGCCTATGCGGTCTGGCACGAATTGGGCGGGGCGCGCGGCCCGGTGATGGACCACGCCTACTGGGGGCCGGAGTTCGACGAGGACGCCATTCGGGGAGTTCTCGAAGCCAGGTGCGACGACATTGCGGCGGCAGGCTGCGTGGTGGAACGGGTCGACGATGCAGACGAACTGTGTCGTCGCACGGCCTTGGCGATCGCGGACGGCGAGGTCGTCGGGTGGTTCCAGGGGCGGATGGAATGGGGTCCGCGTGCGTTGGGCAACCGCTCGATCCTGGGCGACCCGCGGCGCGCCGACATGAAGGACATCCTCAACCTCAAGATCAAGCGGCGCGAATCGTTCCGGCCGTTCGCGCCGTCGATCCTGCGCGAGGCAGTGGCCGACTGGTTCGAACTCGACGGCGACGTCCCGTTCATGATGCAGGTCTATCCGATTCGCGCCGGGCAGCGCCACCGCATTCCGGCGGTAACGCACGTGGATGGGACAGGCCGACTGCAGACCGTCCATCGCGAGACGAACCCCCTCTACTACCGGCTGATCGAGGCGTTCCGCGATCTCACCGGCGTGCCCATGGTCCTCAACACGTCGTTCAACGAGAACGAGCCGGTGGTGTGCAAGCCCGAGGAGGCGCTGGACTGCTTCCTGAGGACGAAGATGGACGTGTTGGTGCTCGGACCATTCCTGGTCCGACGTTCGGTATCCTGA
- a CDS encoding methyltransferase domain-containing protein yields MADGDPAYRYQDASLNHSHRFLLPALARILDEARPARVFEVGCGNGAVANWMASRGIDVAGVDFSESGIAQARVAYPSLRLAMGSAYDDLAGVYGQFPAVVSLEVVEHLYFPRKFAKTVFDLLEPGGAAIISTPYHGYLKNLALALTGRMDAHFTALWDGGHIKFWSERTLRHLLGEAGFTKIRFRRVGRIGPLARSMIAVAERPPA; encoded by the coding sequence ATGGCGGATGGAGATCCGGCCTACCGTTACCAGGATGCCAGCCTGAATCACTCGCACAGGTTCCTGCTTCCCGCGCTCGCGCGCATTCTCGATGAGGCGCGCCCGGCGCGCGTGTTCGAAGTGGGCTGTGGCAATGGGGCCGTGGCCAACTGGATGGCGTCGCGCGGCATCGATGTCGCGGGGGTGGATTTCAGCGAGAGCGGCATCGCGCAAGCCCGGGTCGCGTATCCGTCGCTGCGGTTGGCAATGGGATCGGCTTATGACGATCTTGCCGGCGTGTACGGCCAGTTCCCCGCCGTCGTGAGCCTGGAAGTCGTCGAGCATCTGTACTTTCCACGCAAGTTCGCCAAGACCGTGTTCGACTTGCTGGAACCTGGAGGCGCGGCAATCATCAGCACTCCCTATCACGGCTATCTGAAGAACCTGGCCCTGGCGTTGACGGGGCGCATGGACGCGCATTTCACGGCGCTTTGGGATGGCGGCCATATCAAATTCTGGTCGGAGCGGACGCTTCGACACCTTCTCGGCGAGGCGGGGTTCACGAAGATCCGCTTCCGGCGGGTCGGACGCATCGGGCCGCTGGCGAGATCGATGATCGCCGTTGCGGAGAGGCCACCCGCCTGA
- a CDS encoding class I SAM-dependent methyltransferase → MKDKKDPEKRLEDMCSDQVQTGNRAWWTSNAMAYDWHGTIDSERYTREWFDQIDQRFLHGARLFASSQKPFDQIMPLEELKGKRVLEIGCGMGFHCETMVRAGADVTAVDVSPKSIEATSRRLALKGLNARVIEADAENLAFDDHEFDFVWSWGVIHHSARTARIVREIARVVRPEGQARVMVYNRLGMAARLVFWKSHIANFRFLTRSYEESLYRSTDGFSARYYIPEQFEDLFRAFFADVRSEICGQDADVIPLP, encoded by the coding sequence ATGAAAGACAAAAAAGATCCCGAGAAACGGCTTGAAGACATGTGTTCGGATCAGGTTCAAACGGGGAATCGCGCGTGGTGGACCAGCAATGCGATGGCCTACGATTGGCACGGCACGATTGACTCGGAACGTTACACCCGCGAGTGGTTCGATCAGATCGATCAGCGGTTCTTGCACGGCGCGCGGCTTTTCGCAAGTAGCCAGAAACCGTTCGATCAAATCATGCCGCTGGAGGAGCTGAAGGGTAAACGTGTTCTGGAAATCGGCTGCGGAATGGGTTTTCACTGTGAAACGATGGTTCGGGCGGGAGCAGACGTAACGGCCGTGGACGTGTCCCCCAAATCTATCGAAGCAACTTCGCGACGTTTGGCGCTAAAGGGGCTCAACGCGCGAGTCATCGAGGCCGACGCAGAGAACCTTGCATTTGACGACCACGAATTCGATTTCGTCTGGTCCTGGGGCGTGATTCACCACTCAGCGCGGACCGCAAGAATCGTCAGAGAAATCGCGCGCGTCGTTCGTCCGGAAGGACAGGCGCGAGTAATGGTCTACAACCGGCTCGGCATGGCAGCGCGGCTGGTGTTCTGGAAGTCCCATATCGCTAACTTTCGGTTCCTGACCCGGAGTTATGAAGAATCGCTTTACCGATCGACGGACGGCTTTTCGGCCAGGTACTACATTCCTGAGCAGTTTGAGGACCTGTTCCGCGCATTTTTCGCCGATGTCAGGTCGGAAATCTGTGGCCAGGACGCCGATGTGATTCCGCTCCCCTGA
- a CDS encoding glycosyltransferase: MKLVQLISAIADEAAGPSYSVVRLCESLIACGHEVTLAALDWAPMTSPPSFLKPFPLGLGPRRLGRSPALNRWLRAQAASRKVDLLHNHGLWMMPNVYPGRVAQQSRVPLVVSPRGMLSAWALRSGSPIKRVFWPTVQRPALVATFCFHATAESEYRDIRQLGFRQPVVVLPNGVDIPELMPRRSATARTLLFLSRVHPTKGLDMLLSAWAALHLRFPDWQLKVVGSGSQRYLANLQRLAGELRLERIEFRGPLYGREKWQAYAQANLFVLPTHSENFGMSVAEALAAGTPAIVTKGAPWQELSSREAGWWIDIGVDPLVAGLERAMSLPASDLNARGLRGRAWMEQEFSWTRVARKMSATYEWVVKGGEAPNWVRSE, translated from the coding sequence GTGAAGTTGGTCCAACTGATCTCGGCGATCGCCGACGAAGCGGCCGGACCCTCGTATTCCGTGGTGCGATTGTGCGAGTCACTAATTGCATGTGGACACGAGGTCACACTCGCGGCGCTCGATTGGGCGCCGATGACGTCGCCGCCGAGTTTTCTCAAGCCGTTCCCGCTCGGGCTCGGACCCAGACGGCTGGGGCGATCGCCTGCGCTCAATCGCTGGCTTCGGGCCCAGGCAGCATCCAGAAAGGTCGATCTGCTTCACAATCACGGTCTCTGGATGATGCCCAATGTGTATCCGGGGCGGGTGGCGCAACAATCGCGTGTGCCGTTAGTCGTTTCGCCACGCGGAATGCTGTCCGCGTGGGCATTGCGTTCCGGCTCTCCGATCAAACGTGTATTTTGGCCGACAGTGCAGCGCCCTGCGTTGGTAGCGACATTCTGCTTTCACGCTACTGCGGAATCCGAATATCGAGACATTCGTCAATTGGGCTTTCGACAGCCTGTGGTGGTGTTGCCTAATGGCGTAGACATTCCGGAGTTGATGCCAAGGCGATCGGCGACTGCTCGCACGCTGCTGTTCCTCAGCAGAGTCCATCCCACGAAGGGATTGGACATGCTGTTGTCGGCGTGGGCGGCACTCCACCTGCGGTTTCCTGATTGGCAATTGAAGGTCGTTGGCTCAGGCAGTCAGAGGTATCTGGCGAACTTGCAGCGTCTTGCTGGCGAACTGAGGCTGGAACGCATCGAGTTCCGGGGTCCGCTTTATGGGAGGGAGAAGTGGCAGGCGTATGCCCAGGCGAACCTGTTCGTCCTTCCGACGCATTCCGAGAACTTCGGCATGTCTGTAGCCGAGGCGTTGGCTGCCGGAACGCCAGCCATCGTAACCAAGGGGGCTCCATGGCAAGAACTCTCATCGCGGGAGGCAGGATGGTGGATCGATATTGGCGTGGATCCATTGGTTGCCGGCCTCGAAAGGGCGATGTCACTCCCTGCGAGCGACTTGAACGCAAGGGGCCTTCGGGGGCGAGCGTGGATGGAGCAGGAGTTCTCTTGGACCCGGGTTGCCAGGAAAATGAGCGCAACGTATGAATGGGTCGTGAAAGGTGGTGAGGCCCCCAATTGGGTGAGGTCCGAGTAA
- a CDS encoding glycosyltransferase family 4 protein produces the protein MHTDPSESPLRLAVLTESISHFEVPLFRLCARREDLVFKVFYVQKVDRQRFDAQYAGRIDWGDDLLAGYESAQGENADALRLAARTWGAHVVLMYGYGWPGALEIIVRNWWRGQAQVHRGTLNYFLDPRRPLKGRLMRPFRSFVLRMFDAHHYGGDYSRKVLMDAGAKESSLFFVPYSVDTEHFLAASESAQVQEAALALRTDQGWADDDHVILFIAQHNWFKGPDIAMETFHRVASKDPRARFLIVGSGRMTDAMKAEVCRHVEPSRIHFAGFVPSLQTVPYYLACDVVLCSSRYETWARMINEAMLCRRPCVVSRVVPAAGGLIEDGVNGYVVESPEADLLSNAMTRHFALPVDERHKMGEAARRQAQFFAYEPNMENVIAATRYAFERRGGVKALP, from the coding sequence ATGCACACCGATCCTTCCGAGTCGCCGCTGCGACTGGCGGTACTCACAGAATCGATCTCGCACTTCGAGGTCCCGCTCTTCCGGTTGTGTGCGCGGCGCGAGGACCTGGTCTTCAAGGTCTTCTACGTCCAGAAAGTCGACAGACAGCGGTTTGACGCGCAGTACGCGGGTCGCATCGATTGGGGCGACGACCTGCTCGCCGGCTACGAGTCGGCCCAAGGGGAGAATGCGGACGCGTTGAGATTGGCTGCGCGGACATGGGGCGCCCACGTGGTCCTCATGTATGGTTACGGTTGGCCGGGCGCGCTGGAGATCATCGTGCGGAACTGGTGGCGCGGACAGGCACAAGTACATCGGGGAACGCTCAACTACTTTCTCGACCCGCGGCGACCGCTGAAAGGGCGGCTGATGCGGCCGTTTCGCAGCTTCGTGCTGAGAATGTTCGATGCGCACCACTATGGCGGCGATTACAGTCGGAAGGTCTTGATGGATGCCGGCGCGAAGGAATCTTCGCTGTTCTTCGTACCCTACTCGGTCGATACCGAGCACTTCCTCGCGGCGTCCGAGAGCGCGCAAGTACAGGAAGCCGCGCTCGCACTGCGAACTGATCAGGGCTGGGCGGACGACGATCACGTGATCCTTTTCATCGCACAGCACAATTGGTTCAAGGGTCCCGACATCGCCATGGAGACGTTCCATCGGGTCGCAAGTAAGGATCCCCGGGCCCGCTTCCTGATCGTCGGATCCGGCCGGATGACCGACGCCATGAAGGCTGAAGTGTGCCGCCATGTCGAACCCAGCAGGATCCACTTCGCCGGCTTCGTTCCCAGTCTGCAGACGGTGCCCTACTATCTTGCCTGTGATGTGGTCCTCTGCTCCTCACGCTACGAGACGTGGGCAAGAATGATCAACGAGGCCATGCTCTGCCGAAGGCCATGTGTGGTGAGTCGCGTTGTGCCGGCTGCCGGCGGGCTCATCGAGGACGGCGTGAACGGATACGTCGTCGAGTCGCCGGAGGCTGATCTCCTTTCCAACGCGATGACGAGACACTTCGCGTTGCCTGTGGACGAGCGGCACAAGATGGGCGAAGCCGCCAGGAGACAGGCGCAGTTCTTCGCCTACGAGCCGAATATGGAGAACGTGATCGCGGCAACGCGCTATGCGTTCGAGCGGCGCGGAGGGGTCAAGGCTCTACCGTGA
- a CDS encoding asparagine synthetase B, translated as MLPRLHGMFAFVIWDRVARRGFAARDPYGIKPLYYAQTSQGALVASQVKALLATGLVSREPDVHGQAGFWLLGSVPEPRTWFRDIRALPAGHFAWIDEGRVGPPKCWWDIGEAWRSAPDNRLPDAEVREGVRAALKESVARHLVADVPVGVFLSGGIDSGALAGLMVEAGAHALEGVTLTYDEFAGRPEDEAPVAARIAAHYGIRHHVRRVTRDEFVSDLPRILDAMDQPSIDGINTWYASKAAADNGLKVVVSGVGGDELFQGYASFRQLPRLVAARRAMAMIPGAASALRWWADRRADRTGNRRWHHLPEWSRSMAGAWWLRRSLFAPEDLPGLMGNDAAQVALRGFDAALCVRRMCGDLPADPRLALGQIESMTYLRNQLLRDSDWASMDHGVELRTPLVDARLLGQAGAYLPAFGRFPNKTLMARAPTRPLPGDVIRRRKTGFGIPAGHWLQGATSSSSEAGSRALARAIMDSCAVAKV; from the coding sequence ATGCTGCCGCGGCTGCACGGCATGTTCGCGTTCGTGATCTGGGACCGTGTGGCTCGGCGGGGATTCGCCGCGCGCGATCCTTACGGCATCAAGCCGCTCTACTACGCCCAGACCTCGCAGGGGGCGCTGGTCGCGTCGCAGGTCAAGGCTCTGCTCGCGACGGGGCTCGTGTCGCGCGAGCCGGACGTCCACGGCCAGGCGGGCTTCTGGCTGTTGGGCAGCGTGCCGGAGCCGCGAACCTGGTTCCGGGACATTCGCGCGCTGCCCGCCGGACATTTTGCGTGGATCGACGAGGGGCGGGTCGGTCCGCCGAAGTGCTGGTGGGACATCGGCGAGGCGTGGCGGTCCGCCCCGGACAATCGATTGCCCGACGCCGAAGTTCGCGAAGGCGTGCGAGCTGCGCTGAAGGAGTCCGTCGCAAGGCACCTCGTCGCCGACGTGCCGGTGGGCGTGTTCCTGTCGGGGGGCATCGATTCGGGCGCGCTCGCCGGTCTGATGGTCGAGGCGGGCGCGCACGCGCTCGAGGGCGTTACGCTGACCTACGACGAGTTCGCGGGGCGGCCGGAGGACGAGGCGCCGGTCGCGGCGCGGATCGCCGCGCACTACGGCATCAGGCACCACGTCCGCCGCGTCACGCGCGATGAGTTCGTGTCCGACCTGCCGCGCATTCTGGACGCGATGGACCAGCCCAGCATCGACGGCATCAACACGTGGTACGCGAGCAAGGCAGCCGCCGATAACGGCCTGAAGGTCGTCGTGTCGGGCGTGGGCGGAGACGAACTCTTCCAGGGATACGCGAGCTTTCGGCAGCTCCCGAGGCTGGTCGCCGCGCGCCGGGCCATGGCTATGATTCCCGGCGCGGCCTCCGCGTTGCGGTGGTGGGCGGACCGACGGGCGGATCGGACAGGCAACCGCCGGTGGCATCACCTTCCCGAGTGGAGCCGTTCCATGGCGGGCGCATGGTGGCTGCGCCGAAGTCTATTCGCTCCCGAGGACCTGCCGGGGCTGATGGGCAACGACGCGGCGCAAGTAGCACTGCGGGGGTTCGATGCCGCGCTTTGCGTGCGCCGCATGTGCGGTGACCTTCCGGCGGATCCGCGTCTGGCGCTCGGGCAGATCGAATCGATGACCTATCTGCGCAACCAACTGCTGCGCGACAGCGACTGGGCGAGCATGGACCACGGCGTGGAACTTCGAACGCCGCTGGTCGACGCGCGGCTGCTTGGGCAGGCAGGAGCCTATCTGCCGGCCTTTGGGCGATTCCCGAACAAGACCCTTATGGCGCGTGCGCCCACAAGGCCGTTGCCAGGCGACGTCATTCGGCGCCGCAAGACAGGGTTTGGCATCCCGGCGGGACATTGGCTCCAGGGAGCGACCTCAAGTTCAAGCGAAGCCGGAAGTCGCGCCTTGGCGCGCGCGATAATGGACTCATGCGCTGTAGCCAAAGTGTGA
- the asnB gene encoding asparagine synthase (glutamine-hydrolyzing), with translation MCGLGGEFLHEAAIPRESDLIAMGGAMLYRGPDDLGMYRAKHIGLVHRRLSIRDLSEAGRCPLAGSDGDVQVVFNGEIYNWRELRSELVAMGQSFRSRSDTEVIVKGYETWGSAIFGKLDGMFAIAIWDARRETLLLARDRFGEKPLYYCGSAAGLIFASSIEAIAPFLPEREIDPVAIACHLVHSFIPASHTIWSGIRALPPAHILQIVPGGSPRLARYWEFPSARPFSEEYQVCFRAVESTVANSVTRCLDADVPVGLFLSGGVDSSLVAAMASRVQPGLPAFALGFAEADFNEIPHARKVAGHLGIPLHTREVDLRDALSCLPHLVVQYGQPFGDASCVPSFLLASFAREHVKVCLTGDGGDESFGGYWRVQSAVYAARYAALIPIGLRRNLVPALATRLGALGRRWQALNVLSLAAPGSGYTNSLSWHGALVELAGPRLQSVLASDLDSLRVGRALERADASAMQRVLFDDFHVQLADDYLTKVDVATMAASLEARCPYLGREVVETAWNLPDRMKLNWGRRKWLLKKIAAKWVPPEIVYRRKMGFALPLRHWFRSRLGAILESLLRDSVATSHGWICAAPVHRMIAEQRQGASHETRLWLVLWLELWFRHSLGKASLADLKLLLKDCSVRHDVLQGR, from the coding sequence ATGTGCGGCTTGGGCGGCGAGTTCCTTCACGAAGCGGCGATACCACGCGAAAGCGATCTCATCGCAATGGGCGGCGCGATGCTGTATCGCGGTCCGGACGACTTGGGTATGTATCGCGCGAAGCATATCGGGCTCGTACACCGGCGGTTGAGCATTCGGGACTTGAGCGAAGCCGGGCGTTGCCCCTTGGCGGGCAGCGACGGCGACGTTCAGGTCGTGTTTAACGGGGAGATATACAACTGGCGCGAGCTGAGATCTGAGTTGGTCGCGATGGGACAGTCGTTTCGCTCGCGATCCGATACCGAAGTGATTGTGAAGGGTTACGAGACATGGGGTAGTGCGATCTTCGGGAAGCTGGACGGGATGTTCGCCATTGCGATCTGGGATGCGCGGAGAGAGACTCTGTTGCTGGCGCGCGACCGTTTCGGCGAGAAACCGCTCTACTACTGCGGCAGCGCTGCCGGGCTAATCTTTGCCTCTTCGATTGAGGCCATCGCGCCGTTCTTGCCGGAGCGGGAGATCGATCCCGTGGCCATCGCGTGCCACCTTGTGCACAGCTTCATTCCGGCATCGCACACTATCTGGAGTGGAATCAGGGCTCTTCCCCCTGCTCACATCTTGCAGATCGTCCCCGGTGGAAGCCCACGGTTGGCGCGGTATTGGGAATTTCCTTCGGCGAGACCATTCAGCGAGGAGTATCAGGTGTGCTTTCGGGCAGTTGAATCGACGGTGGCGAATAGCGTTACCAGGTGTCTCGATGCGGATGTGCCTGTGGGCTTGTTCCTCAGCGGCGGTGTCGACTCATCGCTCGTGGCCGCGATGGCCAGCCGCGTACAACCTGGTTTGCCGGCATTCGCACTTGGATTTGCCGAGGCGGATTTCAACGAGATCCCGCATGCGCGAAAGGTGGCCGGGCATCTGGGCATCCCCCTTCACACGCGCGAGGTGGATCTGCGTGATGCACTCTCTTGCTTGCCTCACCTGGTGGTGCAGTATGGACAACCATTTGGCGACGCATCGTGTGTGCCATCTTTCTTGCTGGCGAGCTTTGCGCGGGAGCACGTCAAAGTGTGCTTGACCGGTGACGGCGGGGATGAGTCATTCGGTGGGTACTGGCGGGTGCAGTCCGCCGTATATGCCGCTCGTTATGCGGCGTTGATTCCAATCGGCCTGCGCAGGAACCTCGTTCCCGCCCTGGCCACGCGCCTTGGAGCGCTAGGGAGGCGGTGGCAGGCGTTGAACGTACTCTCGCTCGCTGCGCCCGGTAGCGGTTATACGAACAGCCTGAGCTGGCATGGTGCACTCGTCGAGTTGGCCGGACCGCGACTGCAGTCCGTACTCGCAAGTGATCTGGATTCACTCCGCGTGGGCAGGGCCCTCGAGCGGGCGGACGCTAGTGCAATGCAGCGGGTGCTGTTCGATGACTTCCATGTTCAATTGGCGGACGACTACCTGACCAAGGTCGACGTGGCAACCATGGCCGCGTCGCTCGAAGCGCGGTGCCCGTATTTGGGTCGAGAGGTCGTGGAGACGGCATGGAATCTGCCGGACAGGATGAAGCTGAACTGGGGGCGACGTAAGTGGCTTCTGAAGAAGATTGCTGCGAAGTGGGTGCCCCCTGAGATCGTGTACCGGAGAAAGATGGGCTTTGCTTTGCCGTTGAGGCATTGGTTCCGCAGTCGGTTGGGCGCGATTTTGGAGAGCCTGCTGCGGGACAGCGTTGCAACTTCGCACGGTTGGATTTGTGCCGCGCCCGTTCATCGAATGATCGCCGAACAGCGGCAAGGTGCCAGTCACGAGACCCGCTTGTGGTTGGTGCTATGGCTTGAACTCTGGTTTCGCCATTCTCTCGGAAAAGCATCGCTGGCCGATCTGAAGCTGTTGCTGAAAGATTGCTCCGTCCGCCACGATGTCTTGCAAGGAAGGTAG
- a CDS encoding glycosyltransferase — MARLAEHLFGGIADVAVLHDNGSLGQTHRGKILRLHWKNRWSYLGIAIQLQRLIRQSHYDVVFAFGLFPIAVASMALLGMTNRPKLIINEITRPHENLKNANRFRRFMHTVTIKRLYTCADLITANSIDGLRETCQMMGRHAECGIRLPNIVDADRVGMLATQRSSISICHERYMVWVGRLDAMKRVDTIVEAYSRAGCAGECGLVIVGDGEARERLERLVRSLGVQDSVTFIGVLENPLPILSAAAALVLASEYEGFSNAVLEAMFCDVPVVTSYCSSDAREMCRQGAALGFEVGDVDGLAENMGRIVRNEAADQQLVQQARLYRAPHELKQAISSYEAAIRSVL, encoded by the coding sequence TTGGCGAGGCTCGCGGAGCACCTTTTTGGCGGCATAGCCGACGTTGCGGTTCTCCATGACAACGGGTCGCTTGGCCAAACGCATAGAGGGAAGATACTACGTCTTCACTGGAAAAATAGATGGAGTTACCTCGGCATTGCGATACAACTGCAGCGATTGATTCGGCAATCGCACTACGACGTAGTCTTCGCATTCGGACTCTTCCCGATTGCCGTGGCGTCGATGGCGCTGCTGGGCATGACGAATCGCCCCAAGCTGATCATCAACGAAATCACCCGCCCACACGAGAATCTGAAGAACGCGAACCGTTTTCGCCGGTTCATGCATACGGTAACCATCAAGAGACTCTACACTTGCGCCGATCTGATCACAGCGAATTCCATTGATGGTTTGCGGGAGACATGCCAAATGATGGGCAGGCACGCGGAATGCGGCATCCGTCTGCCAAATATTGTCGATGCCGATCGGGTCGGCATGCTCGCGACGCAGAGATCGTCCATCTCAATCTGCCATGAGCGGTACATGGTATGGGTTGGCAGGCTCGATGCGATGAAACGCGTGGACACGATTGTGGAGGCGTACTCACGGGCAGGTTGCGCCGGTGAGTGTGGTCTTGTGATCGTTGGCGATGGTGAAGCCAGGGAGAGGTTGGAGCGGCTCGTGAGGAGTCTGGGCGTCCAGGATTCGGTGACGTTTATCGGCGTACTGGAGAATCCGCTGCCCATTCTGAGCGCTGCCGCGGCCCTGGTTCTGGCATCAGAGTACGAAGGCTTTTCAAATGCCGTGCTCGAGGCGATGTTCTGTGACGTGCCGGTAGTCACCAGTTATTGCAGTTCGGATGCACGGGAGATGTGTAGACAGGGAGCGGCCCTCGGATTTGAGGTTGGCGATGTTGATGGTTTGGCTGAAAATATGGGGCGCATCGTTCGAAATGAAGCAGCGGACCAGCAACTAGTTCAACAGGCGCGGCTGTACCGAGCGCCGCATGAGTTGAAGCAGGCAATTTCATCTTACGAAGCAGCAATACGCAGTGTGCTGTAA